A genome region from Penaeus monodon isolate SGIC_2016 unplaced genomic scaffold, NSTDA_Pmon_1 PmonScaffold_140, whole genome shotgun sequence includes the following:
- the LOC119569314 gene encoding uncharacterized protein LOC119569314 → MSLNLVELVKCAKEAELEVQERERQREYEANEAEKQRAHELALARVRPENLSLNDSRDHYPKLRMPLFTDGNDDIDDYLRRFEKLAALQGWNSNDYHIYLGSLLGGKALQIYVSLADDILKDYSQLKDALLKAYNVDADSYRKKFKESKVGDTETYVQLITCRKVGDTETYVQLISVEREYNSLFDFLIQDQLLSNCPLDLRIFLKERTFASTVEMAQTADRYRCAHRAGRGHKTPVKDESAYKKDTNVPLKDVICHHCSKVGHIRPSCPELKFAKPKTSQKVNAAFKANVNYDHGITCDGSLNGKPVNVLFDSGCSSVIVKESLVPASVKRGKVVALYDYLGERREFPTARCLIRSKFLNGWFDVVVAPIKFTDVLIGMVPGVKASSVNIPNTKAAKTPQRSEINAVATRAAKAKENVGPDKLIVPSFKFENVSKQDFMDAQSSCPSLEHIRSKERIKAIVTVKSRSVISLIERLQKRYSINFFWPGAGAEIKRYCRSCHACQKTVPKGKIRKAPMVQMPVISEPFSRVAIDIVGPISPPSSRGHKYMLTLIDMATRFPEAVPLRNIDSSDLMAEINRLLSVKALYTSPYHACCNGTVERFHAVLKAMLKKLCSERPHDWDRYIPSVLFAYREIPHDTLKFSPFELLYGHLRSRLEQSAQLASAHADVNSRMYKTYFDRKARARTLKEGDEVLVLLPTSHNKLTVQWKGPYSVVRKHENGVCQACVVDASDPIDKNANGVCDIPNCIILVNTNLILTLNSQMNKPQS, encoded by the exons ATGACAGTCGTGATCATTACCCTAAATTAAGAATGCCTCTATtcactgatggtaatgatgatattgatgattatttgcGTAGATTTGAGAAATTAGCTGCTTTGCAAGGATGGAAttctaatgattatcatatttacctTGGCTCACTCTTGGGAGGTAAGGCCTTGCAAATTTACGTAAGTTTGGCAGACGACATTTTGAAGGATTACAGTCAGTTAAAAGACGCGTTGTTGAAGGCGTATAACGTTGACGCTGACTCATACCGTAAAAAGTTCAAAGAAAGCAAAGTTGGTGATACTGAGACTTACGTTCAGTTAATTACGTGTCGCAAAGTTGGTGATACTGAGACTTACGTTCAGTTAATTAGTGTCGAAAGGGAATACAACTCGTTGTTTGACTTTTTGATACAAGACCAGCTGTTGAGTAATTGCCCTCTTGACCTTCGCATCTTTCTCAAAGAACGGACGTTCGCAAGTACAGTGGAAATGGCTCAAACAGCAGATAGGTATCGTTGCGCCCATAGAGCTGGTAGAGGTCATAAAACACCTGTTAAAGATGAATCTGCTTATAAGAAAGATACGAATGTTCCCCTTAAGGATGTGATTTGTCACCACTGTTCCAAAGTGGGTCACATACGTCCTTCTTGCCCCGAACTTAAATTCGCGAAACCCAAGACTTCTCAGAAAGTAAATGCTGCATTTAAGGCTAATGTAAATTACGATCACGGTATTACGTGTGATGGATCCTTAAATGGCAAGCCAGTGAATGTACTTTTTGATTCGGGTTGCTCGTCAGTGATAGTGAAGGAATCGCTCGTGCCCGCCTCGGTCAAGCGAGGAAAGGTGGTTGCGCTGTATGACTACCTGGGGGAGCGGCGCGAATTCCCCACCGCACGTTGTCTGATTAGGAGTAAATTTCTGAATGGGTGGTTTGACGTCGTGGTTGCGCCGATAAAGTTCACGGATGTCCTCATAGGTATGGTGCCGGGGGTCAAGGCGTCGAGCGTGAACATTCCGAACACGAAAGCAGCCAAAACTCCTCAGAGGAGCGAAATTAATGCTGTTGCGACGCGGGCCGCCAAAGCGAAGGAAAATGTCGGTCCTGACAAACTAATTGTTCCCAGCTTCAAATTTGAGAACGTCTCTAAGCAAGACTTCATGGATGCTCAGTCCTCTTGCCCGTCTCTAGAACACATTCGTTCTAAGGAAAGAATTAAAGCTATTGTCACTGTTAAAAGTCGTTCG GTCATTTCTCTCATCGAAAGACTGCAGAAAAGGTATTCCATAAATTTCTTTTGGCCAGGAGCAGGCGCAGAGATCAAACGCTACTGTCGCTCTTGTCATGCTTGCCAGAAAACGGTCCCTAAGGGCAAGATCAGAAAGGCCCCCATGGTTCAGATGCCAGTCATAAGCGAGCCGTTTTCCCGAGTAGCGATTGATATCGTCGGGCCGATCTCCCCGCCCTCGAGCCGAGGCCACAAGTATATGTTGACCTTGATTGACATGGCCACCAGATTTCCTGAGGCAGTTCCTCTGAGAAATATCGACTCG TCTGATTTGATGGCAGAGATCAACCGATTACTTTCTGTTAAAGCATTATACACCAGTCCGTATCACGCGTGTTGTAATGGTACCGTCGAACGTTTTCACGCAGTGCTAAAAGCTATGTTGAAAAAGCTCTGCAGCGAACGACCACATGACTGGGATCGTTACATCCCATCCGTCTTGTTTGCGTATCGCGAGATTCCTCACGATACGCTAAAATTTAGTCCGTTTGAGTTGCTGTACGGCC ATCTGAGATCTAGATTAGAACAATCGGCTCAACTAGCATCCGCTCATGCAGACGTGAATAGCAGAATGTACAAGACGTACTTCGACAGGAAAGCTAGAGCTCGAACGttaaaagaaggggatgaagtaCTTGTGCTGTTGCCAACTTCGCATAACAAACTAACTGTTCAGTGGAAGGGTCCCTATTCTGTTGTACGCAAGCATGAAAATGGT GTGTGCCAAGCTTGCGTGGTAGATGCTTCTGATCCCATAGATAAGAACGCTAATGGCGTATGTGATATCCCGAATTGTATAATCCTGGTAAATACGAATTTAATTTTAACTCTGAACTCTCAAATGAACAAACCTCAGAGCTAA